From one Paenibacillus sp. FSL K6-1330 genomic stretch:
- a CDS encoding ArsR family transcriptional regulator: MLELGFNDPERLVTVAHALSTRSRVDILRLLNSKNLNVIEIAEKLKLPVSTVASNIKVLEAAELINTELLPASRGAMKVCSRNYDDVHFALNLKNSVPKGITHVYEVDMPIGHYSDCEVAPTCGMANADGYIIKEDEPASFYHPKHVNAQIIWLRKGYLEYLLPMDVPAGARIQSLELSMEMCSEAPNYDQNWPSNISVWVNGVEIGMWTSPGDFGDRRGKLNPNWWYDWATQYGFLKTWRVDHEKTTLDMEKVSGVTLDELNLSESPKLRLRIGIKPDAVNQGGLNLFGRQFGDHEQNIIMQVKYTMDQDGEDL, from the coding sequence GTGCTGGAACTTGGTTTTAACGACCCGGAAAGACTGGTCACGGTAGCTCATGCCTTGTCAACGCGCTCTAGGGTGGATATTCTGAGGCTCTTGAACTCCAAGAACTTGAATGTCATTGAAATCGCCGAGAAACTCAAACTTCCCGTTTCTACGGTTGCGAGCAATATCAAAGTGTTGGAAGCAGCCGAGTTAATTAATACGGAATTGCTTCCGGCTTCGCGAGGAGCAATGAAGGTGTGCAGCCGTAATTATGACGATGTTCATTTTGCATTAAATTTAAAAAATTCGGTACCTAAAGGAATCACGCATGTTTATGAAGTCGATATGCCGATCGGCCATTACAGCGATTGCGAAGTAGCGCCTACATGCGGAATGGCAAATGCGGACGGTTACATCATTAAGGAAGACGAGCCGGCCAGCTTTTACCACCCCAAGCATGTGAATGCCCAGATCATCTGGCTTCGCAAGGGATACCTGGAATACTTGCTGCCGATGGATGTTCCAGCCGGAGCACGAATCCAATCGCTTGAACTATCCATGGAGATGTGCTCTGAGGCACCCAATTATGATCAAAACTGGCCTTCGAATATTTCGGTGTGGGTCAATGGCGTGGAGATCGGCATGTGGACTAGCCCCGGCGATTTCGGGGATCGGCGCGGCAAGCTGAACCCGAATTGGTGGTACGATTGGGCAACGCAGTACGGGTTTCTCAAGACATGGCGGGTTGATCATGAGAAGACAACGCTGGACATGGAGAAAGTATCGGGCGTTACATTGGATGAACTGAATCTTTCCGAGAGTCCCAAATTGCGGTTGCGTATCGGCATCAAGCCCGATGCCGTCAATCAAGGGGGGCTGAATCTGTTCGGACGCCAATTTGGGGATCACGAACAGAATATTATCATGCAGGTAAAATATACGATGGATCAGGATGGGGAAGACCTTTAA